The Glycine max cultivar Williams 82 chromosome 17, Glycine_max_v4.0, whole genome shotgun sequence genome contains the following window.
ACAAAGAAATTACACAACCACTggcatgtaaatatttttagcaTCCAAAACCCGAGAATTCAAGTCCGTGCACAATTTGCTTTACAAAAAAACTCAGTTAGTCCTTAGATCAACAGAGTATGAAAATTAATCCCTAAACAAAAAGGTGTCCAGAAGTTAAATATCAATTACTAACTAAATGAGACATTAACATATCATTTCGCTGGAGGCAGATTAGAtaactttaataaaattaaaagacaaatttgagtgtgatttttttggaaacttttataactgttttttttaaaaaaaattaaaattgcagtTTTATATTGATAACTCATacaataaaagttaattttcattataaaaataaatttttaattttaattagataaCAATATTCTAAACACTCAATAAAATGTGCCTAAAtttgtctttctttcttccttttattttagttcttaaaattcCTTCTACTCTCCCAAATAGTCCACATAAACGTAACACTGGGAAATCCTTTTATAGAGCATAGCCTTCGGTCACGGACAATGATATTATTGTGAAACTTAAGGGCAACCTTGTAACCCAGAAAATGCCAAGAGTATCAGAATCCAATTCTTCCCTCCATGTAGTACTAGTGTGCCAATACATAACACTATAACAGCATCAATACTTTACATAcggtaaagaacaaaaaaaaaaaacaaaacaaaacaaatgtcCACCTTTATGCCTCTTTTACCCTCTGCAGTACCACAGAAACATATGCAAAAAGTACAGCTAAGGATATTTTGTTCTacttagtttgtttttttttttcccatttttgtTGAACAATAATGAATAGTAGTTGAACATGCATCGGTTATGGGATGCAAGCAAAACCCTAATTCTAAAACCCTAGAACTTGAGAGTGATCTCACTCCCATTGCTCCCTTTACTAATCCCTTTCCTCTCCCCTTCATTCTCCCCCTTCCAGCTGCTACTCTCCGACTTCCCATCCTCAATACTCTCCGATCGCTCTCCGTTGCTGGGAACGTCGGATTCCGGCGAGCCTTGGCCGTGCGGTGCCGCCTTGTACATGTGCAGGTGGTGCAGAGCGTTGTGGTGCGGCGGAGGCGGCGGAAGCAGCGGCTGTGGCGGCGCCGTGGTGTAGAAGTCTTGTGGCATGGGAGTGGCAGCGCAGTAATGTGGCGGCGGCGCGTGGGAGGTAGGGTGGGCGCCGTAGAGAGTAGGGGTGGCTGTGTGTGCTGCCGTGGCATATTCCGGTGGGACCCAGATTCCGCCGAGGACCACAAGCTGTGGTGCTGCTCCAACCGCTTGAGGACTTGGACTGGGTCTTCTTGTGTGAAGCCTATATTTctgttaacaaaataaataagaaatggaattatagattaataatttgtgtcagaaaaagaaagaaacagaaACAAAACTAACTACAAAATGTTGGTTTGGGAATGCAGAATGGTACGTCATGGTGGCCATGATAATAGTACAACTACAACAACAAAGATGCCTGTGTCTGTCACATGCACAGTTgaacagaaaaatgaaaaatgtaacATTTTACCTGCAAATGGCTTTTAACTTCATCATTGGTCAAACCGTCAACCTTCATCAACTCCCTTATCTGCTTTGGGGTCGCCACTGTGTCAACAAATCAATTCATTATGAGATTCTGAATCAAAATTAAGGACCCTTCTTAGTTCTTAGTGCATGTTTGATTGTTTATTTCtggctttttttttatcaaaaattatttttggagaTTCAGAAACCTATTTATCACCTATATAAAATAGAGAAGACTATAAATATGATagcaaatataaaatgacaggaagagaaataaaaaaaaatcataaatgttaATTTAGAAAAGTGGGGTATTAAAAAGtattgttctatttttattgcttaacttttaaaaaaatatttcttaaaattaagtatttgattaaaatttacaaaattcaatttaatttttttattttataaattgattttgcaaAAACCTTCtaatatcttttatttcaaactaagttaaaaaaaaaaactcagtttAGAATAAATCTAACTAAACATCAAACAGGAACTTTTTCAGGTTTACTTTTTgaaacagaaacagaaacagACTATCGGTGTTCCAACTGAAAGCAAAACATGTCCTAATGAGTTACCAAACAAGTGCttgatcatatatatttttatctaagcTTATCACTTATGTACCTTGTGATCCACCAAGCATTTGAAGGGCATTAACAAATCTTCGGTGCAGGTCTGGTGACCAACACCTTCTAGCTTTCCTATGAGTTTGTGCACTGCTAGTGGTTGTGGTTGTTGTTGCATGAGACGATGCAACTGGGCTACCACCTTTTCCTTGATCAACCACAGTTCCATCACTTCCCGAATTCTCCTTCTTACTCTGGCACGAAACTCCCTTAATTTCTACCTCTGGACGTAATTTCTTGTCCTCCATTTCTTTCTCCGCATAGGCAAGAGCCAGTTCAGGAAGAGGCCGCAATGTAGAGCCCTGGCAAGAGTTTCTTTCTTTGGAGAATGGAAGAAAGGCTCCTCCACCGTTCCTCTGTTTGTTGTCTAGAGCCAGCTTTGGACTTATGCTGAAGCCTATATCAGATTCTTTAGGTGTTGTGATTGTTGGTTGTTGTTTTGTTCCTTCACTTGCTTGGCTCCATAATTGTGCAGATGTCATCCAATTTGCCTTGTCAGACATGTTTGTTGCCTTCTCTGAGCTTTGATCTGAGGCTAAGTGCTTCATGGGTATGAATTCTTCGAGAACTGGCTTTGTTCCATGGTTTACTTTATAGGCCTGTAGTTGCTGCCTTGAAGCTTCCATGGCTGTTCCAACCAAAAATAATTGTGTGCCTAGTTAGTTAACTAAATTGCTTGGTGTGCACAAAAGAATATTATTGGggaaaaaaatatgcatatggTTGCATGTTATTTCCACCCTTAATGATTAATATCTGATCACTATCTAAATAGCAttcaaataaatcaattaaagtaGACAAATATGTACGTGATTAAAGGTGGAAAAAAAGAGGAGAAATTTACCAAAGAGATGCCagaatagaagaagatgatttGAAGATAATAAAGTTTGATCATATATAAATACTAGACTTTATTAGAAAAATctgaatgagaaaaaaaatctgatCGAGTTTGTTAGTGTTATATCTATTTATCtatatttaatttagaattgATAGCTTGAATCTTTAAGGTTTT
Protein-coding sequences here:
- the LOC100797015 gene encoding myb family transcription factor EFM gives rise to the protein MESPSELSLDCKPQSYSLLLKSFGDQTDQTYKLEEFLSRLEEERLKIDAFKRELPLCMQLLTNAMEASRQQLQAYKVNHGTKPVLEEFIPMKHLASDQSSEKATNMSDKANWMTSAQLWSQASEGTKQQPTITTPKESDIGFSISPKLALDNKQRNGGGAFLPFSKERNSCQGSTLRPLPELALAYAEKEMEDKKLRPEVEIKGVSCQSKKENSGSDGTVVDQGKGGSPVASSHATTTTTTSSAQTHRKARRCWSPDLHRRFVNALQMLGGSQVATPKQIRELMKVDGLTNDEVKSHLQKYRLHTRRPSPSPQAVGAAPQLVVLGGIWVPPEYATAAHTATPTLYGAHPTSHAPPPHYCAATPMPQDFYTTAPPQPLLPPPPPHHNALHHLHMYKAAPHGQGSPESDVPSNGERSESIEDGKSESSSWKGENEGERKGISKGSNGSEITLKF